In Campylobacter vicugnae, a genomic segment contains:
- a CDS encoding MFS transporter translates to MAGSKRAITSLNALFIGVSFIFIASGLVVSSAGVLLNDMGASKTQIGLITSFFFIGAITCTIVSHRLISKVGHMRAYAIFTALFAISALLHDMSNNLIFWAILRFMLGFCYYSIVLIVESWLNEKIPNSVRSRVLGFYEIVFYSTFAIGAVIMSMDLSTTKVFLIGTISIILGSIPLNFLKIKSPKIPKAISISLPRIYNIAPLALATSIIAGLTMNGFFSMASLFIITQGYTPAQAGIFIIIGMCGGFMAHTIFGTISDKFGRKLAIILASSIALFACLGFISVNPDIIAQYIIVFFLGFGIFVLYALALARANDIVTDKNAYVEVVRALLFSYLIGSFLSTIIIGFLINQFGFTAFIYYYIVLLAFLIIFAIFQKNVPKEQEVAFTRHSGHSVIFDELNNDNSK, encoded by the coding sequence ATGGCAGGAAGTAAAAGAGCTATAACCTCGCTAAATGCTTTATTTATAGGTGTTAGCTTTATCTTTATAGCTAGTGGTTTAGTAGTTAGTTCTGCTGGTGTTTTGCTAAATGATATGGGCGCTTCAAAGACACAAATTGGCCTTATTACATCATTCTTTTTTATAGGTGCTATTACTTGCACTATAGTATCTCATAGGCTTATCTCTAAGGTAGGTCATATGAGAGCCTATGCTATATTTACGGCACTTTTTGCTATTTCAGCTCTTCTTCACGATATGAGCAACAATCTAATATTTTGGGCGATTTTAAGATTTATGCTTGGATTTTGCTATTATAGTATTGTTTTAATTGTAGAGAGCTGGCTAAATGAGAAGATTCCAAATTCAGTTCGCTCAAGAGTGCTTGGATTTTATGAGATTGTATTTTATAGCACTTTTGCCATTGGGGCTGTGATTATGAGTATGGATCTTAGCACTACTAAGGTTTTTTTAATAGGAACCATCTCAATTATTCTTGGCTCAATTCCTCTAAATTTTCTTAAAATCAAATCGCCAAAAATACCAAAAGCAATAAGCATTAGCCTACCACGGATTTATAATATAGCACCATTAGCCCTTGCTACAAGTATTATAGCTGGACTTACGATGAACGGATTTTTCTCTATGGCTTCGCTATTTATAATTACTCAAGGCTATACTCCAGCACAAGCTGGTATCTTTATAATCATCGGTATGTGTGGTGGATTTATGGCTCATACTATATTTGGAACAATTTCAGATAAATTTGGCAGAAAATTGGCAATTATTCTAGCTTCTAGTATAGCTTTATTTGCTTGTTTAGGATTTATATCTGTTAATCCAGATATTATTGCACAATATATTATTGTATTTTTTTTAGGATTTGGGATATTTGTACTCTATGCCCTAGCCTTAGCTAGAGCAAATGATATAGTTACAGATAAAAATGCCTATGTAGAAGTTGTAAGAGCTTTACTTTTTAGCTATTTGATTGGCTCATTTTTATCTACTATTATAATTGGATTTTTGATAAACCAATTTGGCTTTACAGCCTTTATATATTACTATATCGTTTTATTAGCATTTTTAATAATTTTTGCTATATTTCAAAAAAATGTACCAAAAGAACAAGAAGTGGCATTTACTCGCCATAGTGGCCACAGCGTAATATTTGATGAGTTAAATAATGATAATAGTAAATAA
- a CDS encoding flagellar hook-length control protein FliK gives MIIVNNTPTQQPTQNKDEKKTSSKENSTTTTLNDGKTILKKPTQGVVIEQTKLDLELNKFTSKLLNALKANIDDGSYKQNALAQIKSSQVAPNLAKDLTLILKSIKSDPALSQLGAKLESFIKPVEHIKTTNIAQTIKDTGIMLEAKLAQTLKPEILPTSIKTLLSQMKNTANKDLALAFITLANTQDSDPNQSFNALLDILQKNKLKNDEVLKSSNFKPLLEANAKLENIAKFLDKIANQIQTNPKNPISIEQNISRTINQAQNVIKNIETTLSQINFNHPNLKNVKPLNNQLSQMISDIKESLKELKSHITTPATDIKELKLIQNIASNNRQSAFLDSQNIKQIATTAKTATNNINEAINIIKNLDPAISQKLNQNIQNSKTLVASLNTQSNLQTPNSISSATQAIQTSQTQSIPNLESIINSINPAQNSINLNNFIQHINTDANNFNLQDKLSMAARKLSNIINFFDKNSQEAKNNIIELKSLIKATNLAKSDIANIMPNDKNLSAQALQNDVKATLLALKEATANQPNQAALNQNINRLLTQIEMHQLISYAQNSLQTYLPYSWDALESSSVAFKQGKKNRFYAKIDLNFTHFGHVDIVIALSDNKYIDISIATGTVEFKDLILGSSKELKTAITGLGLIVSSFTLAHKPKKTPYNQIDKAFDFGFNKKA, from the coding sequence ATGATAATAGTAAATAATACCCCAACCCAGCAACCAACTCAAAATAAAGATGAAAAGAAAACTTCATCAAAGGAAAATAGCACTACAACTACCTTAAATGATGGCAAAACCATACTAAAAAAACCAACCCAAGGTGTTGTAATTGAGCAGACTAAACTCGATTTAGAATTAAATAAATTCACATCAAAACTATTAAATGCTCTAAAAGCCAATATAGATGATGGCTCATATAAACAAAATGCCCTTGCCCAAATCAAATCATCTCAAGTAGCTCCAAATTTAGCCAAAGATCTAACATTAATCTTAAAATCCATAAAATCAGATCCAGCCCTAAGTCAATTAGGGGCTAAATTAGAGAGCTTTATCAAGCCAGTTGAACATATAAAAACCACAAATATAGCCCAAACCATCAAGGATACAGGCATAATGCTAGAGGCTAAACTCGCCCAAACACTAAAGCCTGAAATTTTACCAACTAGCATAAAAACCCTACTATCCCAGATGAAAAATACAGCCAATAAAGACCTAGCCCTAGCCTTTATAACTTTAGCAAATACACAAGATAGTGATCCAAATCAAAGCTTTAATGCGCTTTTAGATATCTTACAAAAAAATAAACTCAAAAATGATGAAGTTCTAAAAAGCTCAAATTTCAAACCACTTTTAGAAGCCAATGCCAAACTTGAAAATATAGCTAAATTTTTAGATAAAATAGCAAATCAAATTCAAACTAATCCCAAAAATCCAATCTCAATCGAACAAAATATCTCACGCACGATAAATCAAGCACAAAATGTGATAAAAAATATAGAAACAACCCTATCGCAAATTAATTTTAATCATCCAAATTTAAAAAATGTAAAACCTCTAAACAATCAGCTAAGCCAGATGATATCTGATATAAAAGAGAGTTTAAAAGAGCTAAAATCACACATTACCACACCTGCTACAGATATAAAAGAGCTAAAACTTATCCAAAATATAGCTAGCAATAATAGACAATCTGCTTTTTTAGATTCTCAAAATATCAAACAAATAGCCACTACTGCTAAAACAGCCACTAATAACATAAATGAAGCTATAAATATTATTAAAAATCTAGACCCAGCCATATCTCAAAAATTAAACCAAAATATACAAAATAGCAAAACTTTAGTTGCCTCATTAAATACTCAATCAAATTTACAAACACCAAATAGCATATCCTCTGCCACGCAAGCCATACAAACCTCACAAACCCAATCAATACCAAATCTAGAAAGTATAATAAATAGCATAAATCCAGCCCAAAATAGTATAAATTTAAATAACTTTATTCAGCATATTAATACCGATGCTAATAATTTTAATTTACAAGATAAATTATCAATGGCTGCTAGAAAATTATCAAATATTATTAACTTTTTTGATAAAAATAGCCAAGAAGCTAAAAATAATATAATCGAATTAAAAAGCCTAATAAAAGCTACAAATTTAGCCAAATCAGATATAGCAAATATAATGCCAAATGATAAAAATTTATCTGCTCAAGCCTTGCAAAACGATGTCAAAGCGACACTTTTAGCGCTAAAAGAGGCTACAGCTAATCAGCCAAATCAAGCAGCACTAAATCAAAATATAAATAGACTTCTAACCCAAATTGAAATGCATCAACTAATTAGCTACGCTCAAAACTCACTCCAAACATATCTACCATATTCATGGGATGCTTTAGAAAGTAGTAGCGTAGCATTTAAACAAGGCAAAAAGAATAGATTTTATGCTAAAATTGATCTAAATTTCACCCATTTTGGCCATGTAGATATCGTAATTGCATTAAGCGATAATAAATATATAGATATTAGCATTGCTACTGGAACAGTCGAATTTAAAGATTTAATCTTAGGTTCTAGCAAAGAGTTAAAAACCGCAATAACTGGTCTTGGATTAATAGTAAGTAGCTTTACACTAGCCCACAAACCTAAAAAAACCCCATATAATCAAATAGATAAAGCATTTGATTTTGGATTTAATAAAAAGGCATAA
- a CDS encoding flagellin B — translation MSFRINTNIAAMNAHANSLITDRELTSSLGRLSSGLRIQTAADDASGLVIADSLKSQANSLGQAIANGNDAIGIVQTADKAMDEQIKILDTIKTKAIQAAQDGQNSDSRRALQNDISRLLEELDMIATTTSFNGQQLLNGNFSNKNFQIGAYSNETAKVSIGATNSNTIGHTRFETTNNARFSVLSTLSGVQVKLSGIDGYPNGYEFQKIASTAMQTDGYKAVAEMMNGVSDKTGVKVKVNNTQIFSNGISAGNIQGLVINGVTIGNITVKANDSDNVLIGAINAKKDETGVEASLDNGKLVLAAKDGRAIRLNVVSGASFMGGYSAGTSVAASDGGAIMLGTMTFIRQDARDIKIGLNNMSVISGMSAAAITVASIATATYNQASVNLKYMNSGTISAAMAKAMGFFNGGASNAGQLTDQTGGVNTYGGAQAMIDVAESARKTLDKLRADLGSVQNQLVATINNITVTQVNVKSAESQIRDVDFASESANFSKFNILAQSGSYAMSQANSVQQNILRLLQ, via the coding sequence ATGAGTTTTAGAATTAACACTAACATTGCAGCTATGAATGCACATGCTAACTCACTTATTACTGATAGAGAGCTTACTAGCTCACTAGGTCGCCTAAGTTCAGGTCTTAGAATTCAAACAGCAGCTGATGATGCTTCTGGTCTTGTTATTGCTGATTCACTAAAAAGCCAAGCTAACTCTTTAGGTCAAGCAATTGCTAATGGTAATGATGCAATTGGTATTGTTCAAACTGCAGATAAAGCTATGGATGAACAGATTAAAATACTTGATACTATTAAAACTAAAGCTATCCAAGCAGCACAAGATGGTCAAAACTCTGATTCTAGAAGAGCACTTCAAAATGATATTAGCAGACTACTTGAAGAGCTAGATATGATAGCTACTACTACAAGCTTTAATGGACAACAACTACTAAATGGTAACTTCTCAAATAAAAACTTCCAAATTGGTGCTTATAGTAATGAAACTGCTAAAGTAAGCATAGGTGCTACAAACTCAAATACTATTGGGCATACTAGGTTTGAGACTACAAATAATGCTAGATTTTCAGTATTGTCTACATTATCCGGTGTTCAAGTAAAACTCAGTGGTATAGATGGATATCCTAATGGTTATGAATTTCAAAAAATAGCTTCTACTGCGATGCAAACAGATGGCTACAAAGCTGTAGCTGAAATGATGAACGGAGTTTCAGATAAAACTGGTGTAAAAGTTAAGGTTAATAATACTCAAATTTTTAGTAATGGAATATCTGCGGGCAATATTCAAGGTTTAGTAATCAATGGCGTAACTATTGGTAATATCACTGTAAAAGCAAACGATAGCGATAATGTATTAATCGGTGCAATCAATGCTAAAAAAGATGAAACCGGCGTAGAAGCTAGCCTTGATAATGGTAAATTGGTTCTAGCAGCTAAGGATGGTAGAGCTATTAGATTAAATGTAGTTTCTGGTGCTAGTTTTATGGGTGGCTATTCAGCTGGTACAAGCGTAGCGGCATCAGATGGCGGTGCCATTATGTTAGGAACAATGACATTTATTCGTCAAGATGCTAGAGATATTAAAATAGGTTTAAATAATATGTCAGTTATTAGCGGTATGTCTGCAGCGGCTATTACGGTAGCTTCAATCGCAACGGCTACTTACAATCAAGCTTCAGTAAATTTAAAATATATGAATTCTGGCACGATTAGTGCTGCTATGGCTAAAGCTATGGGCTTCTTTAATGGTGGTGCATCTAATGCTGGTCAATTGACAGACCAAACTGGTGGCGTAAATACCTATGGTGGTGCTCAAGCTATGATAGATGTAGCTGAATCAGCTAGAAAAACTCTAGATAAATTAAGAGCTGATCTAGGTTCAGTACAAAACCAATTAGTAGCTACTATAAACAATATTACAGTTACTCAAGTAAATGTAAAATCAGCTGAATCTCAAATAAGAGATGTGGACTTTGCTAGTGAGAGTGCAAACTTCTCTAAATTTAACATACTAGCCCAAAGTGGTAGCTATGCTATGAGTCAAGCTAACTCAGTGCAACAAAATATCTTAAGACTGCTTCAGTAA
- a CDS encoding c-type cytochrome encodes MKFIGFFLLFTTFAFGSEFITKSEYAKMLYKNPRGIGCNKCHGSKGEGALIVKYKAFNKKSNKYEERSLMAPRINNLEFQRFKLALEDSKGIMPSYFLTQNEIVNLFEYITSFNKDKKDEK; translated from the coding sequence ATGAAATTTATTGGCTTTTTTTTGCTTTTTACTACTTTTGCTTTTGGGAGTGAGTTTATTACTAAAAGCGAATACGCCAAAATGCTATATAAAAATCCACGCGGAATAGGCTGCAATAAGTGTCATGGCAGCAAGGGCGAAGGTGCATTAATAGTCAAATATAAAGCATTTAATAAAAAAAGCAATAAATATGAAGAGAGATCTTTAATGGCACCAAGAATAAATAATCTTGAATTTCAAAGATTTAAATTAGCTCTTGAAGATTCTAAAGGTATAATGCCATCATATTTTCTTACTCAAAATGAGATTGTAAATTTATTTGAATATATAACATCATTTAATAAGGATAAAAAAGATGAGAAATAA
- the folD gene encoding bifunctional methylenetetrahydrofolate dehydrogenase/methenyltetrahydrofolate cyclohydrolase FolD: MQIIDGKEISNRVKERVKAEALALKSNGITPTLAVVLVGDDKASQTYVASKEKSTIACEMGSVAHKLPESTTQGELLALIELLNADDSIDGILVQLPLPKHIDSNKILEAIDPSKDVDGFHAINVGKLNSGLDGFVPCTPLGIMELLKEYNIEVSGKNAVVVGRSNIVGKPMAALLLNAGATVTIAHSKTKDLAKVCQNAEIIVVAVGKPNFLTADMVSDGAVVIDVGINRLDSGKLVGDCDYENVAPKCSMITPVPGGVGPMTIAMLLSNTLKSAKNRKLKG, translated from the coding sequence ATGCAGATAATTGATGGTAAAGAGATAAGTAACAGAGTAAAAGAGAGAGTAAAAGCTGAGGCTTTAGCTCTAAAAAGCAATGGAATTACTCCAACTTTAGCAGTTGTTTTAGTGGGTGATGATAAGGCTAGTCAAACTTATGTTGCAAGTAAAGAAAAATCTACAATAGCTTGCGAAATGGGCTCAGTAGCTCATAAATTGCCTGAATCTACTACTCAAGGAGAGCTTTTAGCTTTAATTGAGCTTTTAAATGCAGATGATAGTATAGATGGTATTTTAGTTCAGCTTCCACTTCCAAAACATATAGATAGTAATAAAATTTTAGAAGCGATAGATCCAAGCAAAGATGTAGATGGATTTCATGCTATAAATGTAGGTAAATTAAATAGCGGCTTAGATGGATTTGTGCCTTGTACCCCGCTTGGCATAATGGAGCTTTTAAAAGAGTATAATATTGAAGTTAGCGGTAAAAATGCCGTAGTAGTAGGTAGAAGTAATATAGTAGGCAAGCCAATGGCGGCATTGTTATTAAATGCAGGTGCTACGGTTACTATTGCACACTCTAAAACAAAAGATTTAGCAAAAGTTTGCCAAAATGCTGAAATTATTGTTGTAGCTGTTGGTAAGCCAAATTTCTTAACTGCTGATATGGTTAGTGATGGTGCAGTAGTTATTGATGTGGGTATAAATCGCTTAGATAGTGGTAAATTAGTAGGGGATTGTGATTATGAAAATGTAGCTCCAAAGTGTTCTATGATAACTCCAGTTCCGGGTGGAGTAGGGCCTATGACTATAGCTATGCTACTTAGCAATACATTAAAATCAGCTAAAAATAGAAAATTAAAAGGTTAA
- the zupT gene encoding zinc transporter ZupT, translating into MEFEFNQLFYAFLLTLFAGFSTSIGAVIAFFSKKDDYRLLSIGLGFSAGVMIYISFMEILPDSMGEFARVFENKNAELIGLLAFFGGIILTALIDKFIPSDLNPHEPKDSLDELKFCPLPSQNEPRPIYHPGISTSGLKRLKRTGVITAFAITLHNFPEGFATFISGVESFSFGVVIAIAVALHNIPEGLAVSLPIYHATGDKKRAFIYSCLSGLAEPVGAVVGALILMPFLNDIVLAVVFGVVAGIMVFISFDELLPAARSYDKAHDSLYGLVGGMAVMAVSLILLGI; encoded by the coding sequence ATGGAATTTGAATTTAATCAATTATTTTATGCGTTTTTACTTACTTTATTTGCTGGGTTTTCTACTTCAATTGGTGCTGTGATTGCATTTTTTAGCAAAAAAGATGATTATAGACTTCTTAGCATTGGGCTTGGATTTAGTGCTGGGGTGATGATTTATATCTCGTTTATGGAAATTTTGCCTGATTCTATGGGTGAGTTTGCTAGAGTTTTTGAGAATAAAAATGCTGAACTTATAGGATTGCTTGCGTTTTTTGGTGGGATTATTTTGACTGCTTTGATTGATAAGTTTATACCAAGCGATCTAAATCCACATGAGCCAAAAGATAGCCTTGATGAACTTAAATTTTGCCCACTTCCAAGTCAAAATGAACCACGACCTATATATCATCCAGGTATTAGTACTTCTGGATTAAAGCGTCTTAAAAGAACTGGAGTTATAACAGCTTTTGCTATTACTTTGCATAATTTTCCTGAAGGGTTTGCGACATTTATTAGTGGTGTTGAATCGTTTAGTTTTGGTGTAGTGATTGCTATAGCTGTAGCTTTGCATAATATTCCAGAAGGTCTTGCAGTCTCTTTGCCTATATATCACGCTACTGGAGATAAAAAAAGAGCCTTTATCTACTCTTGTCTATCTGGACTTGCTGAGCCTGTTGGTGCTGTTGTTGGTGCTTTGATTTTAATGCCATTTTTGAACGATATAGTTTTGGCAGTGGTTTTTGGTGTTGTAGCTGGAATTATGGTGTTTATTAGTTTTGATGAGCTTTTGCCTGCTGCTAGAAGTTATGATAAGGCACATGATAGTTTATATGGATTAGTTGGTGGTATGGCTGTGATGGCAGTGAGTCTTATTTTGCTTGGGATTTAA
- a CDS encoding FlhB-like flagellar biosynthesis protein yields the protein MAKKIKKAVALGYNKDKNNAPKVLASGKGEVAHKIIEAAKIYKVPIKEDSDLVEILSKVDINQEIPPNLYKAVAEVFSFLYRTTKLKN from the coding sequence ATGGCAAAAAAGATTAAAAAAGCAGTTGCCCTAGGATATAATAAAGATAAAAATAACGCTCCAAAGGTTTTAGCTAGCGGCAAGGGCGAAGTAGCTCACAAAATCATAGAAGCTGCCAAAATATATAAAGTCCCAATCAAAGAAGATAGCGATCTAGTAGAGATTCTAAGCAAGGTAGATATCAATCAAGAAATCCCACCAAATCTTTATAAAGCCGTTGCTGAAGTATTTAGCTTTCTTTATCGCACTACAAAGCTAAAAAATTAA
- a CDS encoding AtpZ/AtpI family protein codes for MSDKSKKINTAIKAADSLSLGISIVVAILMGFGIGWGLKELTGSNWGLGIGIVIGVGAAINNIYKAYKSQVKSYAEFDKKQKRDEI; via the coding sequence ATGAGTGATAAAAGTAAAAAGATAAACACAGCCATAAAGGCAGCCGATAGTCTAAGCCTTGGGATTTCAATTGTTGTTGCAATTCTTATGGGTTTTGGTATTGGCTGGGGATTAAAAGAGCTAACTGGCTCAAACTGGGGTTTAGGTATTGGAATAGTAATTGGTGTAGGCGCTGCGATAAATAATATCTACAAAGCCTATAAATCTCAAGTAAAAAGCTACGCTGAATTTGATAAAAAGCAAAAAAGAGATGAAATTTAA
- the hemL gene encoding glutamate-1-semialdehyde 2,1-aminomutase, producing MRNKDEFLEAQKYIPGGVNSPVRAFGSVGSDPLIIDKGDREFIYDIDGNEYIDYVLSWGPLIFGHCDKDIENAVINTAKKGLSFGAPCLLETELAKLVLSKFPHLDKIRFVSSGTEATMSAIRLARGYSKKDGIIKFEGCYHGHSDGLLVKAGSGATTFGYSSSLGVPNDIVKNTHLAKYNDLNSVEECFKNADIGVIIVEPIAGNMGLVPGSDEFLNGLRKICDEKGAVLIFDEVMSGFRASATGSYGLNKIKADIVTFGKVIGGGMPCAAYAGKKEIMELISPLGGVYQAGTLSGNPVAMAAGLASLNKIYSNENLFINLENKSKFITQAMQEAAKENGIPLQTDVRGSMWGFFFNENPVTNYAQALKSDTDRFAKFHFEMLKKGIYLAPSQFETCFVCEPLSQASLDKTAQAIKESFKAL from the coding sequence ATGAGAAATAAAGATGAATTTCTAGAGGCACAAAAATATATCCCAGGCGGAGTAAACTCTCCGGTTCGTGCCTTTGGCTCAGTTGGTTCTGATCCATTAATTATTGATAAAGGTGATCGTGAGTTTATATATGATATTGATGGTAATGAGTATATTGATTATGTTTTAAGCTGGGGGCCACTTATCTTTGGCCACTGCGATAAAGATATAGAAAATGCAGTTATTAATACAGCCAAAAAGGGTCTAAGCTTTGGAGCGCCATGTCTTCTTGAGACAGAACTTGCTAAGCTAGTTTTATCTAAATTCCCTCATCTTGATAAAATTCGCTTTGTAAGCAGCGGCACAGAAGCTACAATGAGCGCTATTAGACTTGCTCGTGGATATAGCAAAAAAGATGGAATTATCAAATTTGAAGGCTGTTATCACGGTCATAGCGATGGATTATTAGTAAAAGCTGGTAGTGGTGCTACAACTTTTGGCTACTCAAGCAGTCTTGGCGTACCAAATGATATAGTAAAAAATACCCATCTAGCCAAATATAATGATTTAAATAGCGTTGAAGAGTGCTTTAAAAATGCCGATATTGGCGTTATAATAGTTGAACCAATCGCTGGAAATATGGGATTAGTACCTGGTAGTGATGAGTTTTTAAATGGACTTAGAAAAATCTGCGATGAAAAAGGAGCAGTTCTAATTTTTGATGAAGTTATGAGTGGATTTAGAGCTAGTGCAACTGGTAGCTATGGATTAAATAAAATTAAAGCAGATATAGTTACATTTGGCAAGGTAATTGGTGGTGGTATGCCATGTGCAGCTTATGCTGGTAAAAAGGAGATAATGGAGCTAATTAGCCCACTTGGTGGAGTATATCAAGCTGGTACTTTAAGCGGAAATCCAGTCGCAATGGCTGCAGGTCTAGCCTCACTAAATAAAATTTATTCTAATGAGAATTTATTTATTAATTTAGAAAATAAGAGCAAATTTATAACTCAAGCAATGCAAGAAGCTGCTAAAGAAAATGGCATTCCACTTCAAACAGATGTAAGAGGCTCTATGTGGGGATTTTTCTTCAATGAAAATCCAGTAACCAACTACGCTCAAGCACTAAAAAGCGATACAGATAGATTTGCTAAATTCCATTTTGAAATGTTAAAAAAAGGAATCTATCTAGCACCAAGCCAGTTTGAGACTTGCTTTGTTTGCGAGCCATTAAGTCAAGCTAGCTTAGACAAAACAGCACAAGCTATAAAAGAGAGTTTTAAAGCGCTATGA